One window from the genome of Dermacentor silvarum isolate Dsil-2018 chromosome 7, BIME_Dsil_1.4, whole genome shotgun sequence encodes:
- the LOC125946472 gene encoding uncharacterized protein LOC125946472 codes for MVCDAPARSYVKCIVGHTGYYACERCNQKGQHLENRVTFPRLHAAARTNASFRSQENKHHHSGVSPFLSLDVDMIAFFPSEYMHLVCLGVMRRLLRNWVCQGHSNRLSRLYRNQLNESLREASKAFPTFFQRKPRGTEELDRWKATEFRTFLLYVGPVVLKPLLPASQYKHFVMFHVAVRILASPQHYREYNVFAKDLLRYFVQEPSELYGKKQLVYNVHSLIHLADQCLDHGPLDEFSAFPFESYLGRIKKLLRSSNKPLSQLSRRISELRHSSRNQFKQKLQHVKPGDCFLIDSTPVVVLEIMADHFKGGILPNARDFFKLPLKSCQLNIWRCNTLSNERKVWHLDDLRNTARCLRLNYKQGHVVIPLLHFH; via the coding sequence atggtttgcgatgctcctgcaaggagctatgtcaaatgtattgttggccacactggctattatgcgtgcgagcgatgcaaccaaaaagggcagcaccttgagaacagggtgacatttcccagACTTCATGCAGCTGCACGGAcgaatgcatcatttcgatctcaagagaacaagcaCCACCATTCTGGTGTTTCACCATTCCTTTCCCTTGACGTCGACATGATTGCATTCTTCCCATCTGAATACATGCATCTCGTTTGCCTGGGAGTCATGCGACGACTTTTAAGGAATTGGGTATGCCAAGGCCACAGTAACAGACTGAGCAGACTGTATCGCAATCAACTGAATGAAAGCCTGCGAGAGGCATCCAAGGCCTTTCCAACATTTTTCCAGCGGAAACCAAGGGGTACAGAAGAGCTTGATCGGTGGAAGGCAACAGAGTTTCGGACATTCCTCCTTTATGTGGGGCCTGTTGTCCTAAAGCCTCTTCTGCCTGCTTCTCAGTACAAGCATTTTGTAATGTTTCATGTGGCAGTCAGAATTTTAGCATCGCCTCAGCACTACCGTGAGTACAATGTTTTTGCCAAAGATTTGCTAAGGTATTTTGTTCAGGAGCCTAGTGAGCTATACGGGAAAAAACAGCTCGTGTACAATGTACACTCACTAATTCATCTTGCTGACCAGTGCCTAGACCATGGCCCTTTAGATGAGTTTAGTGCATTCCCTTTCGAAAGCTACCTTGGAAGAATTAAAAAGTTGCTGCGATCTTCCAACAAGCCACTTTCGCAGCTAAGTAGGAGAATTTCTGAACTGAGGCACTCATCCAGGAACCAATTCAAGCAGAAACTGCAACATGTGAAGCCTGGAGACTGCTTCCTGATTGACAGTACTCCTGTGGTGGTTCTGGAGATAATGGCAGACCACTTCAAGGGTGGGATTTTGCCAAATGCCAGGGACTTTTTCAAACTTCCACTGAAGTCGTGCCAGTTGAATATCTGGCGCTGCAATACGTTGAGTAACGAAAGAAAGGTCTGGCATCTTGATGACCTTCGGAACACAGCTCGGTGCCTGAGGCTAAACTACAAGCAAGGACATGTTGTTATTCCTCTTTTGCACTTTCACTGA